The Deltaproteobacteria bacterium DNA segment CCTTTACGAACTTGCTTTCCTTGCCAAGCTTTGTAAGCAGGCTTCCTATCTGAGGGCCGCCGCCGTGCACGATAACCGGGTTTATGCCGACGTACTTCATCAGCACGACGTCGCGGGCAAAGCTCTTTTTCAAGCCCTCCTCGGTCATCGCGCTGCCGCCGTACTTTATGACCACGGTCTTGTTGTAGAACTTCTTTATGTAAGGCAGCGCTTCAAGAAGTACCTGAATCTGGTCGTTGATTATGGGTTTATGCGTGCCTCCGGGCTCTTCCATTTTTATTGCACCCCCGCTGTTGTTAGTGTGCGGCATATTAGAGTATATAACGCGACAGGTCCTCATCCTTGAGGATAGCCGCGAGCCTCTCTCTTACGTACTTTTTATCTATCTCGATTTTCTTTTTTCCCATGTCAGGGGCGTCAAAGGATATCTCATCGAGCACCCTTTCAAGCACCGTATGAAGACGCCTTGCCCCTATGTTCTCGGTCTTGTCGTTAACCTCGGTTGCAATCACCGCAAGCTCCTCTATCGCGTCCGGCAGAAACCTTATCTCAACGCCCTCGGTCTCGAGCAGCGCCTCGTACTGCTTTATGAGCGCGTTTCTCGGCTCAGTTAAAATTCTCACAAAATCCTCTTTCACAAGCGGCTGAAGCTCGACGCGTATCGGGAACCGTCCCTGAAACTCAGGGATCAGGTCCGACGGCTTGACTATATGGAACGCGCCCGAGGCTATAAAAAGCACGTGGTCTGTCTTGACCATGCCGTACTTCGTGTTCACCGTCGAGCCCTCGACTATCGGAAGCAAATCCCGCTGCACACCTTCTCTCGAAACATCGGGGCCCTGGGCAGAGGACTTGCCCGCTATCTTATCTATCTCGTCAATGAACACGATGCCCGACTGCTCGACCCTCTCGATTGCGCTCTTCGAGACCTTATCCATGTCGATTAAGCGCTGGGCCTCTTCCTGCGTAAATATTTCGAAGGCCTCTTTGACCTTCACCTTTCTTCTACGCGTCTTCTTCGGGAAAAGCCCGGAGAAGGCGTCCTTAAGGTTCATGTCCATTTCTTCCATGCCTGCTGCCGAGAATATCTCAATCATCGGCATCTTCTTCTCCGTCTGCTCTATCTCGATAGGCCTGTCGTCCAACTTGCCTTCCCGAAACATCATGCGAAACTTTTCTCTCGTGGCCTTCTTCTGCTCGGTCTCGGCCTCGACGTCTCTAGTACCCTCTTCAAAGCGCGGCGAATAAGCGGCCCTAACAGGCTCAGCGGACGGCAAAAGCGCATCGAGCACGCGCTCCTCGGCATTCTCCCTTGCCTTCACGAGCACGCTCTTTGTCTCCTCGTCCCTCACCATCTTAACGGCAAGTTCGGCAAGGTCGCGTATGATGCTCTCAACGTCTCTGCCGACATAGCCAACTTCCGTGAACTTACTGGCCTCGACCTTTATAAACGGCGCCTCGGCAAGGCGGGCAAGCCGCCTCGATATCTCGGTCTTTCCCACACCGGTTGGGCCAATCATTATGATATTCTTTGGCGCAATTTCGTCCCTAAGCTCGGGCCTTACCTGCTGGCGCCTCCACCTGTTACGAAGAGCTATGGCAACGGCCCGCTTCGCCTCTTTCTGGCCGATGATGTATTTATCTAACTCCGATACTATCTCTCTTGGCGTAAAGCTCTTCACCTAAGCTATCTCCTCTATGCTTATCGAATCGTTGGTGTATATGCAGACCTCTGCGGCCATCTTCATGGC contains these protein-coding regions:
- the hslU gene encoding ATP-dependent protease ATPase subunit HslU, which gives rise to MKSFTPREIVSELDKYIIGQKEAKRAVAIALRNRWRRQQVRPELRDEIAPKNIIMIGPTGVGKTEISRRLARLAEAPFIKVEASKFTEVGYVGRDVESIIRDLAELAVKMVRDEETKSVLVKARENAEERVLDALLPSAEPVRAAYSPRFEEGTRDVEAETEQKKATREKFRMMFREGKLDDRPIEIEQTEKKMPMIEIFSAAGMEEMDMNLKDAFSGLFPKKTRRRKVKVKEAFEIFTQEEAQRLIDMDKVSKSAIERVEQSGIVFIDEIDKIAGKSSAQGPDVSREGVQRDLLPIVEGSTVNTKYGMVKTDHVLFIASGAFHIVKPSDLIPEFQGRFPIRVELQPLVKEDFVRILTEPRNALIKQYEALLETEGVEIRFLPDAIEELAVIATEVNDKTENIGARRLHTVLERVLDEISFDAPDMGKKKIEIDKKYVRERLAAILKDEDLSRYIL